The window GGGGAACTAGACATAGCAGTCGGGTTGTCGGAAGCGTTTGTAAGAGGAATTGCTGATACTCCGGAAGATGCAGTGTCTCCTGGTTACCAGATTGTGGGTAGTTATGTCAAGTCTCCTTTGAACTGGGCTGTGTCTACATCCGTGTCACGTGACGATATTACAACTCTCTCGGACCTAGATGGTGCCAAGATTGGTGTATCACGTATTGGCAGCGGATCCTACGTTATGAGTTTTGTGTTGGCGTTGCAGCAAAACTACCAGTCTGCCTTCGAAAGCCATCCGTTGTGTAACACGTTCGCCGGCCTTAGGGAAGCCGTTGATAAAGGTGTCGCGGACGCTTTCCTATGGGAATATTTCACCAGCAAGAAATACTACGAGtccaaagaaatcaaaatgGTTGGCAATATCCACACCCCATGGCCATCGTGGGTCCTGGTAAAATCAGCTGTCCTTCCCGAAACCCCCACATGTCTCTTCACCTCTGCTCTATCCCAAGGCATAGCTTATTTCCAAGAAAATCCCGAAGAAGCAATCGCTTTAATAGTGTCCGAATTCGACTATTCAGAAGCTGATGCTAGAGAATGGCTTTCCACCGTTGGATTCAACAATGCATGTCATGAAATACATGATCGATACAAACTAGTAGACAATACCCTCGAGGTCCTCAATGCCGCAGGTGTGCTCAGGCACGCTGCAAACCCCGACTTGATCGAGCGCAACATACGTAAGGGTATCTACATTCTTCCTGCTGCTCCTTCCGCTCAATAGAATATGCACCCGTAGCAGGCTACCCGTCCTGCCCATgatatacacatatatacacatacataCGTACCCATATCCATGATATGCATAAACGTATATGGCCACTAAATCGTattgatcacgtgatcaaaTCGCACGTggtttttaatgatttttattaaagttGTGTGGACGGAGGCCGCTTGTCAGATACATAAAAGGGAAGGAGAATGTGAATCATACGGCTACTTCAAGTCATTCCGAGGAACACATCTTCCTTTATAGACCGATGGTATATGGTGCTAGAAAGGGTTTCTGCTTGCATTGGTATTAGTTTAACTTAATTCAGATATTTTTGCGGAATTGATCCCATAAAAGGGGGCTGCAATGAAGTTTGGTGAACATTTGAATAGGTCCCTTATTAGGGAATATAGTTATTACTACATTAGTTATGATGATTTGAAGattgaattggaacaaaatTTGGAGGAGAACAACGGGATATGGACATCGGATTTAGAAACAGAGTTTCTAGAGTCGTTAGAGGGCGAGTTGGATAAAATCTATACTTTCTGTAAAGTGAAACATAACCAGGTTATTAGGCGGGTTAATGAGGCGGCGGAAAAGGTTCATGTTGCGGTTTCTCCTTCGATGAAATCGTCACAGGACGCTGTTTCGGTGGACTTTGAGGTCTTAGAGGAGGAGCTGTCGGATATTATTGCTGATGTACATGATTTGGCGAAATTTGCTAGGTTGAATTACACTGgatttcaaaagataatTAAAAAGCATGATAAGAAGACGAAGTTTATATTGAAGCCTATTTTCCAAGTGTGTATGGATGCCAAGCCATTCTTCAAGGAGAATTACGATGATTTGGTGGTTAAGATTTCTCGATTGTATGATTTGGTTCGTACCAAAGGTAATCCAACTCAAGGAGACTCGACTTCGGGTGGTAAACAGCAAAACTTTGTTAGACAAACTACCAAATATTGGGTTCACCCGGAAAACATTACGGAACTGAAGCTTATCATCCTAAAGCATCTTCCTGTCCTTGTGTTCAATACGAACAAAGAGTTTGAAAAGGAGGATAGTGCGATAACGTCTATATACTTTGATAACGAAAATCTTGATCTTTATTATGGTCGTCTGAGGAAAGACGAAGGTGCTGAGGCACATAGGCTGAGATGGTATGGCGGTATGTCATCGAGTACCATTTTTGTCGAGAGAAAGACACACAGGGAGGATTGGACTGGTGAGAAGTCAGTAAAGGCAAGATTTGCTTTAAAAGAACGTTATGTCAATGATTTTCTAAGGGGAGATTATACTGTCGAACAAGCGTTTGCTAAAATGCGTCACGAAGGTAAGAAAAGTCCACAGGAGCTTGAAAGTTTGGAGGCTTTGGCTTCGGAGATTCAGTATGCCGTCATAAAGAGACAATTGAGGCCTGTTATGAGATCGTTTTACAATAGAACAGCATTTCAGTTACCTGGTGATGCTCGAGTTCGTATTTCTCTAGATACAGAACTAACGATGGTAAGGGAAGACAATTTCGATGGTTATGATAGGACAAATAAGAATTGGAGACGGATGGATATTGGAATTGACTGGCCCTTCAAACAGTTGAACGAAATGGATGTAGAAAGGTTTCCATATGCTGTCTTGGAGGTCAAACTTCAAACCCAGTTAGGAACGGAACCTCCCGAGTGGGTACGTGAGTTGGTAGGCTCTCATTTAGTAGAACCAGttccaaagttttcaaaattcaTTCATGGTGTAGCGACTCTTTTGAATGAAAGGGTGGACTCCATTCCTTATTGGTTGCCACAAATGAATGTCGATATAAGAAAACCCCAAATACAGTCGTTAATTAACATCACCAGACCAACCAGAGAAGATGAcgataatgataatgacaCTGAATCCTTTGACGAGGAAAGTCAAGCCGTCACTCGAAACCTGTTAGACATTGAGGAAAGAACTGGATACGGCGCACTAGAACAGCAATCTGATCCGCACCCTTACCGAATGGCCAACACCAACCCGAATTTTGTCGCTGTGAGTACTAACTCGGCCAGACTGAGACGGAAAATTGCTTCAGCCAGTAATATGTTTTCTAGAACATATTATAAATTG is drawn from Eremothecium cymbalariae DBVPG#7215 chromosome 8, complete sequence and contains these coding sequences:
- a CDS encoding substrate-binding domain-containing protein (similar to Ashbya gossypii ACR269C), coding for MVTVRVGYIPEHFSTPIIFAREKGFFREHGLDVELTPYPSGSGHLIQSLEAGELDIAVGLSEAFVRGIADTPEDAVSPGYQIVGSYVKSPLNWAVSTSVSRDDITTLSDLDGAKIGVSRIGSGSYVMSFVLALQQNYQSAFESHPLCNTFAGLREAVDKGVADAFLWEYFTSKKYYESKEIKMVGNIHTPWPSWVLVKSAVLPETPTCLFTSALSQGIAYFQENPEEAIALIVSEFDYSEADAREWLSTVGFNNACHEIHDRYKLVDNTLEVLNAAGVLRHAANPDLIERNIRKGIYILPAAPSAQ
- the VTC4 gene encoding Vtc4p (similar to Ashbya gossypii AGR316C); translation: MKFGEHLNRSLIREYSYYYISYDDLKIELEQNLEENNGIWTSDLETEFLESLEGELDKIYTFCKVKHNQVIRRVNEAAEKVHVAVSPSMKSSQDAVSVDFEVLEEELSDIIADVHDLAKFARLNYTGFQKIIKKHDKKTKFILKPIFQVCMDAKPFFKENYDDLVVKISRLYDLVRTKGNPTQGDSTSGGKQQNFVRQTTKYWVHPENITELKLIILKHLPVLVFNTNKEFEKEDSAITSIYFDNENLDLYYGRLRKDEGAEAHRLRWYGGMSSSTIFVERKTHREDWTGEKSVKARFALKERYVNDFLRGDYTVEQAFAKMRHEGKKSPQELESLEALASEIQYAVIKRQLRPVMRSFYNRTAFQLPGDARVRISLDTELTMVREDNFDGYDRTNKNWRRMDIGIDWPFKQLNEMDVERFPYAVLEVKLQTQLGTEPPEWVRELVGSHLVEPVPKFSKFIHGVATLLNERVDSIPYWLPQMNVDIRKPQIQSLINITRPTREDDDNDNDTESFDEESQAVTRNLLDIEERTGYGALEQQSDPHPYRMANTNPNFVAVSTNSARLRRKIASASNMFSRTYYKLYAKLDHYLNGDQFFKVPKDTVFDTEVRAPPGKSICVPVRVEPKVYFATERTFLSWINIVLLLAGISTTMLTYGTRITMLASIGFFITALATLISSTIVYCRHVVNIRLKRAVDYEDTYNPPMVFGLLFVSIAFSFFCNLI